In the genome of Sander lucioperca isolate FBNREF2018 chromosome 18, SLUC_FBN_1.2, whole genome shotgun sequence, the window GGTGGTCGCCCTGCGTCAGAAGCCCCTCAGCAGAGATTCTGAGGAGGAGAACCATGAGGGAGACAACTTCCACAGTTGGTCCAACCACAGTTCTGAGATCGCACGGTAAGGAATAttactagttttttttttcttgtggtCACGCTAATATGATTTCCAAAGATTAAatgaatgtgttactgtagcctAACTGACATCCAAGATGGTTTCACACATGCAGCCTTCAGCATTCATATACTGCGGTTTCCATTAAAGGGCATGAAGAGGATTTCACATTCAGCGGAAAATAATGTAGATATAAAGATAATTCTTATTCCTGGCAGCCTTCTTTTTAACACGTTCCCTCCTGGCTAGGTTAAGTCAAGACCTGGCCAAAGACCTTGCTATCTTGGCCAGAGAGATCCATGACGTGGCAGGTGATGGTGATCCACAAAACCCTGGAGTGGCGAGCAATGCACCTGTCTCCACAGTGACCGCTCATGAACAGGTACACCAAAGTTATTCTTAGGGCTGTTGCTGCTTAATCTAACACAGTGAAGCATCAAACCTCTATTCGATCAACTGACTAAAACTGAAGAGGAcgattctgtttttgtgtccaCTCTATCACAAACTATCCTCCTTTGTTTAAAGAGGAAGTATCTCTGTGCTTCTGTTGCAGATTTGTATACATACCAGTAGTAtgttgggtaacactttacttgaaggtatctacataagagtgacatgacactgtcatgaacacatgatacatgaactctaaccctaaccataacttgtcaggACAAAAACCACttacacttactaaaagaagcgttatgtcataaatgtttatgacttgtttataatgtttatgacacgttcatgacagtgtcatgtcactcttatgtagataccttcaagtaaagtgtaaccgtatGTTGTTCTACTCTGGCTCTGTACATTATGGTCTTATCTCTTTGCCTTGTTTAACACATCAGCTAAAAGAGACTGTCTTTTAGctgatgtctgtctgtctgtctctctgcctgccttgTACCGTAACACTAAAGTCTGAATGTGTTGCAGCTGGTTCATCGTATTCCAGAGGCTGGATTAAACTACCAGAGAGTCCCACCAAGTTCTACGTCTACAAGGGAACCTGACCAGAGCTCGGCTGACCATGAACAGCACCGCAGGCAGCGAGCTCAGAGCAGAGAAGAGGTCTGACACAATATGCCGCTCCACCTCATTTTTTCACAAATCTCTGGGATGCTACCACTAGGCGATCATTataaagtcttttgttttttccccaGGTCATTGTTGATGACCATCTGATGCTGAATCCAGTGTCTCAGATCACCATGGCcatcagagaaaacactgaGCAACTTGCTGACAAAATTAAGTAAGCTGTTATTTATACAGTACATTCTTTATTCCCAAACTTAATCTGGGTTTGATGAAAAACTGTATTGATCCTGTCTGACAACCAGACTGCACTAAGCCAATAATCTTATTACATTAGTGTATATTAGTTTAACTGAGTGAGTCAGCACACAGACAGTATGTTACTGAGATGTAATCTTCTGAATAGATTAGATGCAGATAAACCGGTTGGTGTTTAAATGTTTCCATTGTGTTTTTTCTAACCTTTATTTGAtccagaaaaaacaaacacaagatatcaaagaagaaaaatatatttaggTATTCTTGATTGAAGTTAGTTCTTCTAAGTCACCACAATCAGAAAGCTTGGTCTCACACCCTCAGTTTTCAAGACTAAATCAATGTTTTGGACTCAGAATTGTGAATTATCCCTTTTAAAGAATACTGTAAGAAGCCCACTTTCTAACAACTCAATTTGGCATATTATGCACACAGGGTACTGTTCCAGGACAGGATGGATATTTGGGAAGAAATTGAGGCCAAAGTAAACTCTGACAATGATGTCCCTGTTATCAAAACCTCCAACAAGGTTGGTGACTTATGTGTGTCAATGTTCAAGTTAAATGTATGCCAGTCaatgctgtttgtttgtttgtttgtttgagctAAGTTGGACATCTGCATTTCAGGAAATCACATCTATCTTGAAAGAACTCCGGAGAGTTCAACGACAACTTGAGGGTGAGTCAACCTGATCCttttataaacaatataaatacaaatatatgaTTATCATAATAATGTTCATAATACTTTTGTATTGTAAAGCCAAATACTCAGCTAAAAACGacattacacttttttttttctcccagtcATTAACACAGTCATGGAACCCAGTGCACAGTCTGAAGCATCCAAGGCCTCAGCgctctcctcctcatctgttCGGCCCTCCAGACCTCCCGTCTCACGGGACTGGAGAACCACCCATTCTGTCTCCAAAGGTGGCGGCGGCCCGAGGCCCAGTGAGAGTGTCAGGAGAGCAGGTGCGACACAAGACGATCTCAGAACGGGATATTTAGTCTGAGATGTGACGCAAGCACGCAGGTTCCAATAGCGCTAAACATCTGCTGTTACTCCACAAACCCAGGTGTCGAACCATTGTGCACACAATGAAACCAAGGGGGGGAAGTGAGACTGTATATGCAGAACTGTAGCCTCCCGTACATCCAAACATACACACTACTGCACTATGAGCACTACACACCTATGTAATTCACAGTGAGGCCTCCACTATATGCCCTTAGAGTACACACAGTGGGCGGCCTACTTGTAAGATAAAGATTTAAGGAAGTACCAAAATACTTCAATAAACCTCACTTCTGACAGGCCTCAAAACTATACTTgattctctgtgtgttttagaGGTCGACCTCTTTATTTGCCAATGATATGACCAACATTGCTGATTTTAAAAGCTTATTGTATTTACTTGGTTTATTTGAAAACCGGCCTGAGCATAATCATCTCAGGGAAATCTACTAATATATGAGATTCCTATGTTTAGCAACAAATCGCATTTTTTGCGGAAATATTCGTTTATTGATATTTGTTTTGGGTAGAACGAACTGCAGCAACACGAGCAGATCTTAGTGTACTTGTATCCTCAGTAAACCCATTGCTTTCCCTCGTATATTCCCTTCCAtgtatttgtctttgtctttgtttgccACTTCTCTCTTGGTGGACCAGATTTATCGAAGAATGtaaaaagtatttattagtGGTGTTTTGTGAGACACTAACAGAGACAACACAACTTTGGGAGAGTTAATAGACTCAGTGCCAGACAAGTTAATGTTATATTACACAGTTGTTACCAGCCAATTTCTTGAGTATTTATTCTGTTAACATGTCCCAGTGAAGCAACTCTGTCCAGGCCCTCCTCAGTAGATGGCGTCTATATTCTGTCCAGCTGGAGATGAAAATCTCTCTGGAATGTGTGGTCCGACTGGTAGGAGGGACTCAGTTTAGTCACCTGGCAACCACAAACTCAAGTGGCTATAAAAGTGGTTTTCAAGCATTCCCTCTACCTTCTTTATTTGTGTCAAACACAGTTGGGGGCTTGAaacaatttttttgttgttctccATGCCTCAAGAGCACTGTCCACTCCGAGGTTTGGCCAAAGACAATCATAAAGCAACTGACCGAAATTAATCTCCTTTTATCTGTGTTTGTACTGGGATCATCACACCTCACCTAAACCTCCACATGCTGAAGAGCTATCAGAGCACTGTGGTAGGATTTGAAATTTCCTCTCAAGTCACAAGGTCACTTCTGATGGTCCTCACAAGACAGGAGAAGTAAAGTCAATTGTGTGAAACTGTAAATCTGATGATTAGCTTGTGACATGTTGTTATTCAGTctgtaaatagaaaaaaatagtaaaaagaTATCTGTACGTCGTACAAATTACCTCTTAATCTTGTCTTTTGCACTAATGTAGTACAACATTATCCCCTCGACCTAATATGCTGCAAACTGAAAGCCATTACCCTGATTGTAAACACGCGACTGATTGTAAACATTTGATGCTGTTTAGGTTGAAGCAGGAAAGAAGgcaatccaatacaacagcAAGTTTCTGTTTCCCTCTTCCCAGTCCAGATTGTACGTGTGATTGTAATTGGGAAGTACCTTAAGTGCCACAGAACTGTGTGGGACAGTGGTTGTTTACAAACTCAAGCAAAAACTGAATGTTAGTCCTATTGACGTCCCTTGCTGCTATTCTTCTTCTATTGGATAGTATTTCTTCTTTGCTTTACTCCATCTAAGTCAAAGCTACAGCAGGTTTAAGAGCTGAAATGTAATTCTTGTTTGTCAAATGTGtgtccctttttttttatattcaatttatGTTTTCCTTCCTTTCACCCAAATTGATTTGCTTGTGATCTTGCTGTCTTGTTAGATGGTATTTATGTTTGGTCTGTGTAATTTGTTAGATATTGATTGCAGATTTTTCAAATAAATTTGATTAGTAAAGtagtttttttgtcatgacttttATTCACTCTATacactttttttaattcctgAGCAAATACTTGTCTCAAAAGctgaaatgaaagtgaaaacaGGAACTGTGCTATAATATATTCAGTAGCAGAGATATCTCTTCAGCTCAGTTTTGGGTGTAAGCTGGAAGAGAAGAAGTGTGTTTATTGTGAGCTCTTTCTGGTGGAAAGTTATCTACATCTGCTTTGTGtaagttttgctttcaatactTTGGAAACCAAACTTCATCTGAGATTTAAACTGAGTTCTTATGAGTTCTGTCATTAGTGAAGTCAGAATCGTGgtgtgtttattttctgtctgagaTGATAATTTCCTGCTTTTGAATGTTGATAGGGGACGAGCATTTGAAAGGAAAACATGTCTTCTATGTATAGCAGCCTTCATGACAGTTATGTTTCAAACAAAAGGGTAGGACGACATCAAATATTCACCAAGTCATTCACTTTGTTTTGGTATGACACATTTTTCTTATTCCTGGACTTGTTTTTCTATCAAACTTCATGTTGTTAGAGGTCAACCAGCTGTGTGACATTAGCTGTGGTTTTGGGCTGTCTGACAGTCCTGGGGATCCTGCTTGCCATCGCTGTGCTGAAAAGACCACCACCCCACAAAGATCATGAGACACTTCCTAATGAAGCTGGTGGGAGCAATTTCTCTACGGACGAGTGCAGGTAAGAATCCCACtgaagagatatatatatatatatatatatatatatatatatatatatatatatatatatatatatatatatatatatatatatatatatatatatatatatatatatatatatatatatatgagttaCATAAGTGTTAGTTAATGGCTTATTAACTACATTTGCTTCTTCTATTCTTTAATCTGAACAACTGTGGAACAAAGTACTGTATATCTGATTTCTGTTAGATTTACAGTTAAGCATTTTGCTATAGTGTCATCACCGGGAAATTGTATGACTTAATTGAACATTGACTTAATATAAATGACGTTTTTTGATCTATATAATGAACCATACAAAATAGATCATCTATCATACAACTTCTGTGCATGTTAAATAATGTGTACGGTAcagtaaattaataaattattgttTCCCCTCTTTTTCCCCCTCTTTATAATCAGTTCAAGTTTATTGTCATGTGCATATTAGTACAGAGTACCACAGCAATGAAATACAATGTGCCTTGGCACTCTCTCAGCACCATTCAATAGAAACAattataaataacataaatagaatttaaaaacatttagaatATCCAAGCACAGTAGACATAGTGACTAAGTTCAGACCACAGCCCTCCTTCCTGCTGTGCTATCATTCAGTAACCTTATTACCTGGGGGTAAAAACTATCCCTAAAACGTGATGTGCGCGTTGGGAAGTTTTAAGGATAGTTTTAGGGATAATCGCTTTAATGAATACTTTGTGGTCCATATTCTACAAATTTTGGGGCAGGACGTTTTGAGCAAATAATTTTgaaagtaaaattacaaaacacaGTATCTACATCTATTGACCTTATGGTTAATGATTCTCAAAATCTAATCTATCTCTAATTCTAAATTGTTTCTCTAAATTATAATTTTCTCCAGTTCAGTTTCCAGAGAATTCTCTGAGCAGATGGCTTTGTTTATCTCTTAGCATGACCCTGGTGGAGAGCATCCCTCAACATATGAAATACAAAGCCAATGTAACACTTGGGATCCCTCTGGAAAAGGCCTGGAAAGATCTTATCTCCATTGCAACGGACCAAGTGGACGTGGCCTCTTTCTACTGGACTTTAACTGGGGAAGACATTAACGTTAACACTTCCTCTGACATACCTGTGAGTTATCAACTAAAACAGAAAGACACATGGGAATATACACATCAAATCTTTGTGAAATATGTTGTTTGTGGGAAAGGCCCACAATACAGTGAGTCTGTCGATCCTCTGCAGGGAAGGGAGATCCTGAAAGAACTTGAAGAGTTGCCCTCCAGAAATGTTTCTGTCCGAGTGGTGACCAGTGTTCCCAGTGTGAGAACAAACTCCACAGATTTAAAGATCTTAAAACAGAAAGGTTTGGAAGTGACTCCCTTGTTCTCTACATTCACTGCAGTCAgcggtgtagtctaatgtattgtagtgggtatactgaaTTGTATTGGCCtatgggccagaatctgccttttttttgggagggggggagggggagttacggtggaaatacctttagttagcctatgtgaagaaaaagaacacagttgacaattcaaaatatatcaaaattataatggaaagtttgttgttgcgtgtcattgtgcatttttaagtgggtatatggaaatcctggatctttcttagtgggtatactgcgtatacctgcgtatcacgtagactacaccactgactgCAGAGCGTTTTGATTTGTGATGCATTGTTTGCAACAACTTCGCTTAACTGCAGTTCCCTTTTTGATTGTCTGTAGGAGTTCAGGTGAGGAAGGTGAACTTTGGACACCTGACAAAGGGTGTTCTCCACAGCAAGTTCTGGATTGTTGACAGAAAACATGTGTTTATTGGAAGCGCCAACATGGACTGGAGGGCTCTCACACAGGTAACACCAAAACAATTACAGATGCTTATTTTAAACCTTAAAACACTGCCAAACCATTTTCATAATTCACTTTTGTCTGTAGGTGAAGGAACTGGGAGTAGTTGTCTACAACTGCCCCAGTCTAGCAAAGGACCTCCATAAGATTTTCCAGTCTTACTGGGTGATGGGACAGTCCAACAGCTCCCTGCCACAGCCCTGGCCTGCAAAGTATGACACTGCCATCAACAAACATCACCCTCTGCTGGTGAAAACTGATAATATCTCCAGCAGGCTGTACCTCACAGTGAGTTCCTTAGGTTTCAGTTCCATTTTACAGGACACTGTTATTCTGATGGACAAGGGGCTGTTGTCTCTGTTTACACCGAAGTAACCGTACAGTGTGTGTCTTACAATTTCAGACACCTACAAACCTCAAACTGTTACCTTATGGAAGTCAGGGTTTTGTGTTTCAAATGTGGTATTATTGTTCAATATTTGCATTTCACCCCAGGGTTCTCCACCATCATTCTGTCCTCCATCGAGGACTCAGGACCTGGAGGCTATTCTCTCCATCATCTCAGATGCCCAACACTATGTGGATGTAGCCGTCATGGAGTACTTCCCAACCACACGCTTTGAAAAGCCTCAGAGGTGACCCACAAAAGAAACCCTTTGTTTCCATCAACTATTCACCTCTTTTGCTTTATTTCCTCACTTTggattattttattgaacagaTACTGGCCTTTCATTGATGATGCCATTAGGACGGCTGCATTCGAGAGGAAGGTTAAGATGCGGATGCTGATCAGCTGTGGGCGGGACTCTGACCCAGCCATGCTGCCCTTCCTTCAGTCTCTAGCCTCAATGGACAGCCCTCACCAGGATATCAGCATCCAAATAGTAAGACACAACTTGAAATAAATGCATCTGCTGGGGGTAAACACTGATCTCGCCtctgaatttatttatttttgcacatCATTCACTTTTCAGAAACTGTACATTGTGCCTGTGGGAAACCAGTCTGATATTCCATACACCAGGGTCAACCACAATAAATACATGGTGACTGatgaagtagcctacattggTGAGTTTATCTTCATGATTATTATTTACTGTTGAGTTTGAACTCAGTAGAGTTATTGTGCATTAATGTGTTGAGGAGTCTGTTGCATGTGAATTGGTTAATAATTGACCAGATAACATTGTGTTGTTCCTTAGGTACCTCTAATTGGTCTGGGGACTACTTTCTGACCACAGCTGGAGTGGGTCTGGTGATTTCCCAGCATGCTCCTCACCCTGTATGGAAGACCAAGGCCCTGCAGGGCCAGCTCAGGGCAGTCTTTGAAAGAGACTGGAACTCTGAGTTTGCTGTGCACCTTGCTGACCTGGGACACCACCCAGACTGTGCACTATCAAGATGACAGAAACTCCTTTATGAGTTTCACATACATTTTATTATCAAGGTCATATTCAAACCATAGTTTTGTTTATGTAGCTGTTGTTATGTTATCTTTGTCTAAATCAGCACTTTTGGTAGATTTCCCCATGCTATGAAtgataaaaacaatataatcaTATTCTTTAAAGTGGATATGTGCTGAAAGTGTATAAAGTGAATGTTTTGAATGTTGAAGCCctgacatttatattttaaagtataccagctgtaatgtaatgtaatataacgTACCTGTACCTAGAAAAAAGTTTGAGTTATCATTTATGTTTGTATAAGGTGTGGTGTGTATGATTACCgaacatactgtataattattaaatatatatggTTAATATCATTTTTAATGATCAATCATGTATGTCAACATCCATGAGATTTTgttaacaaacaaaataatgtgTTCAGGGTCAGTCACAAATGTACAAAGGTTACTtcaactattttattttatttataggaATCTTTGTGCGGTATTCCCCTCCTTTACAATAGGCGGCCCTGTGACTTAACGCTTGTCCCCGCAGTGAAGGCGCAGGGCGGGGCTCCGGCTTGTGTAGTACGTGTGCTTCACAGGAGTTAGGGCCAGTAAGCCAACGCTAAAGCTGAAGTCAGAATCATGGTGCTGCTTGAAAATGATTCGGTAAGAACAAAAAGTATATTGTTAATAATTTGGGCTGTCGACGTTATTGATTGTAAAGTAGACATTGACACGGTATGCTTTAGCTGTCTAGTTAACAGTTAGCAGCGTTAGCCACACGTTAGACTGACTCATTAGCCAGCCTGCTAACGTTTGGTTGAAGCTACAACACTGATTTCGCGTTAATCTGACGAATGTGTTCAGTTTTTGTACTTTCTAGCATTTTAAGAGCCATAAACTGGCTTTTCTAACGTGCGGTCTGTAGAAGTGGTTATCATTTCGTTCATAGACACCAATATAGTCAAACTTcgactagctagctacctagctAAGTTAGCACCAGGGTTATTAACTATAAATTAACTAtaaatgtaacgttactatAACGGCACCTTTTTATAAACTAAAACGAAATTTATAGTTAACTAAAACTACAGCTAAATATAAACTAATCTGAACTCTgaaactagctagctaaactaCAACTAGAAAATGCACTCAGAAAGCCAACTGAAAACGAATTGAAAATTCTAAATTATTATAACGTTGGTTAGCACTCAGTAACTTTTCAAGATAGCAGACtaaagtaacgttaacgtaaaGTAACAAATTAGTTTATTAgttcagttattctggctgattagacctgctcaggttgaaggtgggcgAGAGCTTTGACGGGAGTGTATTTGCTAACATATCTTCATCTACCAATAAGAGTGATAAATGTGTAATTTCTACACCTGCACTAGcaggtgcaacaaagctaacaggagactcaggaagatgtcaatcagtCTATACACACAGAAGTCCTGGGAAAAAGTCTAATCAGCCAAATTAAttcaaaacacctgtgtgggtgttcagagccTTTTGAATGCTATAGCTAGTTAAGCTAACGTAAATGTTAAGGTTACCTACCAGGTCTTTTTGCAACCTCTACTCACTTGCAAGAGATTATTAGTTGACGTTAGCTACCTAAAACTAATACAGTCTAATAGAGTAGGCTGAAATGTTTCTGATATGCTCTCCCCATATTAATAAGGGCAGGCTAAAATTACCCTAAATGTTAGTAAACGCATATATCTCAATATACCCTTCATGAGCTTGTGTTTTTCCATGGGTGTTGTATAAAGCCTCCTACACATGATCCGCGGTAAAACTGCTCTGCGCTGGCCGTTCCATTGGAACGTGTAGGCGACTTAAAACTACATTAGTTTAggctaggtgtacctaatataCTGACAACTGAGTGTATAAACAGTCCAAAACTGTGGAAAGCATTATTGCTATGTCAAGTCTATGTTGCAACTGCAGGCCCAAACATTAATGATCATTTTGGCAGGGCTGTTAGTTGTTGGGGCAATAATGTTTGATTTGCTCTGTTGTCCAGTTTCTCACAGAGCTCACACGGCTGTTCCAGAAGTGCAGAACATCTGGCAGTGTTGTCATCACGCTAAAGAAATGTAAGCAGATCCCTTCTGAGTTTTGACATTCATCATTAAAGTTTAGTCCGTAAGTAAAGCTGCATTTCAACATCTAATTATCTGGAATGGGActtgtttcttttttccagATGACGGGAGGACCAAGCCAGCGCCCCGAAAGGGCCACACAGAATCATTTGAACCAGCAGACAACAAATGTCTCATCAGAGCATCTGAGGGCAAAAAGAAAATTAGCACAGTGGTGAGCTTACTGTGTTtcctatgtttttatgtttgatcTAACAGATCTGATATTTAGCTGGAAATGTTTTTCACAAGTTGTTAATGCTTAATTCTCATTTCTTGCTATTTCAGGTCAGCACCAAAGAAGTAATCAAGTTTCAAATGGTGGGTTGAGCTAGTTTTGTGTTTTGAATGTCAGTGTTGTATGGAagctatagacctttttcacggcagacatgttgacatgtcatagtaggaaaagctcAGGTGTATTTAaacccattaatgatggctgcattccacttaggagaggccctggtattgtgcatgctgactcactgaaatagcttactgggacacttgatggaattgagccatcgttaaggttattaatttcagctgtgcttttcctaccatGTGacaatgtctgctgtgaaaaaggtccattgccCTGGAGTATGCAGACTTTCTTGATTAGGTCTCCTTGATGTTATCAAAATTATCTTTTGTTTCATAGTAGTCTCTTTAATAAATGAGCTGAGAACTTAATCATTAACTTTAAATCCTCTTTACAGGCATACTCCAACCTCCTTAGAGCTCACATGGATGGACTTAAGAAGAAAGATAAGAAAAGCAAAAGCAAGAAAACCAAAGCCACCCAATGAGCAACAGACTCTTTAACAT includes:
- the srp14 gene encoding signal recognition particle 14 kDa protein, whose translation is MVLLENDSFLTELTRLFQKCRTSGSVVITLKKYDGRTKPAPRKGHTESFEPADNKCLIRASEGKKKISTVVSTKEVIKFQMAYSNLLRAHMDGLKKKDKKSKSKKTKATQ
- the LOC116035789 gene encoding 5'-3' exonuclease PLD4, which produces MSSMYSSLHDSYVSNKRRSTSCVTLAVVLGCLTVLGILLAIAVLKRPPPHKDHETLPNEAGGSNFSTDECSMTLVESIPQHMKYKANVTLGIPLEKAWKDLISIATDQVDVASFYWTLTGEDINVNTSSDIPGREILKELEELPSRNVSVRVVTSVPSVRTNSTDLKILKQKGVQVRKVNFGHLTKGVLHSKFWIVDRKHVFIGSANMDWRALTQVKELGVVVYNCPSLAKDLHKIFQSYWVMGQSNSSLPQPWPAKYDTAINKHHPLLVKTDNISSRLYLTGSPPSFCPPSRTQDLEAILSIISDAQHYVDVAVMEYFPTTRFEKPQRYWPFIDDAIRTAAFERKVKMRMLISCGRDSDPAMLPFLQSLASMDSPHQDISIQIKLYIVPVGNQSDIPYTRVNHNKYMVTDEVAYIGTSNWSGDYFLTTAGVGLVISQHAPHPVWKTKALQGQLRAVFERDWNSEFAVHLADLGHHPDCALSR